The Hahella sp. HNIBRBA332 genome window below encodes:
- a CDS encoding DUF934 domain-containing protein, whose amino-acid sequence MPNLIKNAAVVADDWTVLDKADAPAEQTVPTGKVIIPLSTWLAQREQLLARAPEQTGVWLDSDEEPDAIGADLSHFNVIAVNFPKFADGRGYSIARILREQLHYTGELRAIGDVLMDQLFFMKRCGFDAFAVRADRDAEKALAGLTDFSVTYQASVDQPEPLFRRRMH is encoded by the coding sequence ATGCCAAACCTAATTAAGAACGCGGCGGTCGTCGCTGACGATTGGACTGTTCTGGACAAAGCCGATGCGCCTGCGGAGCAAACCGTTCCGACCGGCAAAGTAATCATTCCGCTGAGCACCTGGCTGGCGCAGAGAGAACAGCTGCTGGCGAGAGCCCCAGAGCAAACCGGCGTTTGGCTGGATAGCGATGAAGAGCCTGACGCCATTGGCGCAGATTTAAGCCACTTCAACGTGATCGCCGTGAACTTTCCGAAGTTCGCTGACGGTCGCGGCTACTCCATCGCACGCATCCTGCGCGAGCAACTTCACTATACAGGCGAGCTGCGCGCAATCGGCGACGTACTCATGGACCAGCTTTTCTTCATGAAGCGCTGCGGCTTTGACGCCTTCGCAGTGAGAGCGGACCGCGATGCAGAGAAAGCGTTGGCCGGACTCACAGATTTTTCTGTGACTTATCAAGCGTCAGTGGATCAACCGGAACCCCTGTTTCGTCGCAGAATGCACTGA